A DNA window from Engystomops pustulosus chromosome 6, aEngPut4.maternal, whole genome shotgun sequence contains the following coding sequences:
- the DNAI2 gene encoding dynein axonemal intermediate chain 2, translating to MRGGVPRHFRRLRCWDTVHNRCSGSSWEQNSDYRGGIMEIVYVYTRKRSEFGRQCNFSDRPAELHVDILPDPSQALNFIERNPCDIGIQCAHDMSEHEVNTERFEMEVRGINHVEGGWPKDINPQEMEQTTRYRKKVEKDDHYITTITQLGSVMEHCIKQNNAINIYEEYFEEEEELEGMDEAPSAKTINVFRDPNEIKRTATHLSWHPDGGRKLAVAYSCLEFQRAPKDMSYDSYIWDIENPNKPELTLKPVSPLVSLEYNPKDSHILVGGCYNGQITYWDTRKGGQPVELSVIEHSHRDPVYKVIWLQSKTGTECFSTSTDGQVLWWDIRKMSEPTEKLILDITKKGNLDLALGGISLEFEPTIPTKFMVGTEQGMVISCNRKAKTPAEKIVCTYSGHHGPIYAIQRNPFFPKNFLTVGDWTARIWSEDSRESSIMWTKYHTSYLTDGAWSPVRPSVFLTTKMDGTLDVWDYLFKQNNPSLSLKVCDEALYSLRLQDNGRFVACGSKLGLTTLLELSPGLCTLQRNEKNIATAMFERETKREKILEARHREMRLKERSKAEPGKDEEAKEDKPEENMEELISKAEKEFFEIIEAERKRREQETKKSEGEEEQEKEVSEEKEILSQA from the exons GCATCATGGAGATCGTGTACGTCTACACGCGGAAACGCAGCGAATTCGGGCGGCAATGCAACTTTTCGGACCGTCCAGCAGAGCTGCATGTGGATATCCTGCCCGACCCCTCACAGGCTCTGAACTTTATCGAGAGAAACCCCTGCGACATCGGGATCCAGTGCGCCCACGACATGTCCGAGCACGAG GTGAACACCGAGAGGTTTGAAATGGAGGTTCGAGGCATCAACCACGTGGAGGGCGGCTGGCCCAAGGACATCAACCCCCAAGAAATGGAGCAGACCACTCGCTACAGGAAGAAAGTGGAGAAGGACGACCACTATATCACCACCATCACACAGCTGGGCAGT GTGATGGAGCATTGCATCAAGCAGAACAACGCCATCAATATTTACGAGGAGTACtttgaagaagaggaggagctggagggaatggaCGAGGCGCCTTCTGCCAAGACCATTAATGTATTCAG AGACCCCAATGAGATCAAGCGCACGGCCACCCACCTCTCCTGGCACCCGGATGGCGGCAGGAAGCTGGCGGTGGCGTATTCCTGCCTGGAGTTCCAGAGGGCCCCCAAAGACATGAGCTACGACTCGTATATCTGGGACATTG AGAATCCAAACAAGCCGGAGCTGACCCTGAAGCCTGTGTCACCGCTGGTCAGCCTGGAATACAACCCCAAGGACTCCCACATCCTGGTCGGAGGCTGCTATAACGGACAGATCA CCTATTGGGACACCAGGAAAGGGGGGCAACCAGTAGAGCTCTCGGTCATCGAACACAGTCATCGCGATCCCGTATACAAGGTCATATGGCTGCAGTCCAAAACCGGTACCGAGTGTTTCTCCACCTCCACTGATGGGCAG GTCTTATGGTGGGACATACGAAAGATGAGTGAGCCGACGGAAAAGCTGATCCTGGACATCACAAAGAAAGGGAACCTTGACTTGGCTTTAGGCGGAATCTCCCTAGAGTTTGAGCCAACCATA CCGACCAAGTTCATGGTGGGCACAGAACAAGGCATGGTGATATCCTGCAACCGGAAGGCCAAGACCCCCGCAGAGAAGATCGTGTGCACTTACAGCGGTCACCACGGCCCCATCTATGCCATACAGAGAAATccatttttcccaaaaaatttccTGACAGTCGGAGACTGGACGGCTCGGATTTGGTCAGAAGACTCTCGGGAATCCTCCATCATGTGGACCAA GTACCACACCAGTTACCTGACAGATGGCGCCTGGAGTCCAGTACGACCTTCTGTGTTCCTGACCACCAAGATGGACGGGACCTTGGACGTCTGGGACTACTTATTCAAGCAGAACAACCCCTCGCTGAGCCTAAAG GTGTGTGATGAGGCCCTCTACAGCCTCCGCTTACAGGATAATGGACGCTTCGTAGCTTGCGGCTCTAAGTTGGGCCTGACCACTCTGCTGGAGCTGTCTCCTGGACTGTGCACGCTACAAAGAAATGAGAAGAACATTGCCACTGCG ATGTTTGAGCGAGAGACGAAACGTGAGAAAATCCTGGAGGCTCGACACCGCGAGATGCGCCTGAAGGAGAGGAGTAAAGCGGAGCCGGGCAAAGATGAGGAGGCCAAGGAGGATAAACCGGAGGAGAACATGGAGGAGCTGATCTCCAAGGCCGAGAAGGAATTCTTCGAGATCATCGAGGCCGAGCGCAAGCGCCGGGAGCAGGAAACAAAGAAGTCGGAAGGCGAGGAGGAGCAG GAAAAGGAAGTGTCGGAGGAGAAGGAGATTCTTTCACAG GCCTGA